The proteins below are encoded in one region of Pomacea canaliculata isolate SZHN2017 linkage group LG7, ASM307304v1, whole genome shotgun sequence:
- the LOC112567575 gene encoding uncharacterized protein LOC112567575 codes for MEDVWTARSAWLGTPPASAQHPQNPHRATEVQARNLWSPSYCCPDGLETNIADAYEDQDTLLATVSNPRCKLIWTGDQTLREKCRSLLTAEAALINTPVQPPTKCTAEQPDFIIYEEVTGTPETATFLMSGLSQNVNELDK; via the exons ATGGAGGACGTTTGGACA GCGAGAAGTGCGTGGCTTGGGACACCTCCTGCAtcagctcaacaccctcaaaatccgcatcgagcaacagaagtccaagctagaaatctgtggtcccCTAGCTACTGCTGTCCTGATGGGTTGGAGACCAATATTGCTGATGCCTATGAGgaccaagacaccctgcttgcaactgtgtcgaacccaag gtgcaagttgatttggactggggaccaaaccctgcgtgagaaatgcagatccctcttgactgcagaggcagcattgatcAACACGCCAGTCCAACCTCCAACCAAGTGCACAGCTGAACAgccagacttcatcatttatgaagaagttaccggcacccctgagacagctaccttcctgatgtctggattgtcgcagaatgtcaatgaactggacaaatag